In a single window of the Chionomys nivalis chromosome 11, mChiNiv1.1, whole genome shotgun sequence genome:
- the Pigv gene encoding GPI mannosyltransferase 2 isoform X1, whose translation MWPLDPSQKEVLRFAVSCRILTLTLQALFNVIVPDHHADAFSPPRLAPSGSVDQIVEGLLGGLSRWDAEHFLFIAEHGYLYEHNFAFFPGFPLALLMGTELLRPLQGLLSQRSCLLVSVALLNFLFSVLAALTLHDLGCLVLHCPRQAYYAAMLFCLSPANVFLAAGYSEALFAFLTFSAMGQLERGRRWASGLLFALATGVRSNGLVSVGFLLYSQCRGFFSSLMVLNPLKQLVRLMASLCLSALTVSLPFALFQYYAYTQFCLPGSAHSIPEPLVQLAVDKGYRITGENEPPWCSWELPLIYSYIQDVYWNVGLLRYYELRQVPNFLLATPVTVLVVWATWTYVTTHPRLCLTLGLQRCKNSKTLEKSHPGFLSPKVFVYLVHAAVLLLFGGLCMHVQVLTRFLGSSTPIVYWFPAHLLQNQEPLLRSVDTVPEENAPPGIKAPRNCILKLLYNWKACSPVTRCILGYFLTYWLLGLLLHCNFLPWT comes from the exons GCACTCTTCAATGTCATCGTCCCAGATCACCACGCTGATGCCTTTTCTCCTCCCCGCCTGGCCCCCTCGGGCTCTGTGGATCAGATTGTGGAAGGTCTCCTGGGTGGTCTGTCTCGATGGGATGCAGAACACTTCCTGTTTATTGCTGAGCACGGCTACCTTTATGAGCACAACTTTGCCTTCTTCCCTGGTTTCCCCTTGGCCCtgctgatgggaactgaactgctGAGACCTTTGCAGGGCCTCTTGAGCCAGCGCAGTTGCCTGCTGGTCTCAGTAGCACTTCTCAACTTCCTGTTCTCTGTGCTGGCTGCACTCACACTTCATGATTTGGGTTGTCTGGTTTTGCACTGTCCTCGCCAGGCCTACTATGCAGCCATgctcttctgcctcagccccgCCAATGTTTTCTTGGCAGCTGGTTACTCGGAAGCTTTGTTTGCCTTCCTGACTTTCAGCGCCATGGGGCAGCTGGAGAGGGGCCGGAGATGGGCAAGTGGGCTGCTCTTTGCTCTTGCCACTGGGGTGCGCTCCAATGGGCTAGTCAGTGTCGGCTTCCTCCTATATTCTCAGTGCAGaggctttttctcttctcttatgGTGCTGAACCCCCTGAAACAGCTCGTCAGGCTGATGGCCTCTCTCTGCCTGTCCGCACTCACTGTCAGCCTTCCCTTTGCTCTCTTTCAGTATTATGCTTATACCCAGTTCTGCCTACCAGGCTCTGCCCATTCCATTCCTGAGCCTCTAGTACAGTTAGCTGTGGACAAAGGCTACCGGATTACAGGAGAAAATGAGCCCCCATGGTGCTCCTGGGAGCTTCCCCTAATATACAGCTATATCCAGGATGTCTACTGGAATGTTGGCCTTCTGCGATACTATGAGCTCAGGCAGGTGCCCAATTTTCTACTAGCTACACCAGTAACTGTACTGGTTGTGTGGGCAACCTGGACATATGTGACCACCCACCCTCGGCTCTGCCTTACACTTGGGCTGCAAAGATGCAAGAATAGTAAGACCCTAGAGAAGTCCCATCCTGGCTTCCTCAGTCCAAAGGTGTTTGTGTACCTGGTCCATGCTGCAGTGCTGCTGCTCTTTGGAGGGCTGTGCATGCATGTTCAG gttctcACACGATTTTTGGGCTCTTCTACTCCTATTGTGTACTGGTTTCCAGCTCACTTGCTTCAGAATCAAGAGCCACTGTTGAGATCTGTGGACACAGTACCTGAGGAAAACGCCCCACCAGGAATAAAGGCCCCCAGAAACTGTATCCTGAAACTCTTGTACAACTGGAAGGCCTGTTCTCCAGTCACAAGATGCATCCTAGGCTATTTCCTGACGTACTGGCTCCTGGGACTACTACTCCATTGCAACTTCCTGCCTTGGACTTGA